Proteins from one Poecile atricapillus isolate bPoeAtr1 chromosome 6, bPoeAtr1.hap1, whole genome shotgun sequence genomic window:
- the SFXN3 gene encoding sideroflexin-3: MAPSLPATINIQEPRWDQSTFQGRAKHFFMVTDPRNLLLSGATLEEARRVVEDYRAGTVHPGLTEDQLWRAKYIYDSAFHPDTGEKMILVGRMSAQVPMNMTITGCMLTFYRTTPAVLFWQWVNQSFNAIVNYTNRSGDAPITPSQLGTAYVSATTGAVVTALGLKSLTKHLPAIIGRYVPFAAVAAANCINIPLMRQRELKLGIPVTDENGNRLGESTAAAQKAIFQVVVSRIGMAAPAMAIPPVIMNMLEKRAFLKRYPYLNAPLQVGLVGLCLVFATPLCCALFPQKSSMPVSSLEPEVQDQIRKKDPRLETVYFNKGL, encoded by the exons ATGGCACCATCCTTGCCTGCCACCATCAACATCCAGGAGCCCCGCTGGGACCAGAGCACCTTTCAGGGCCGGGCCAAGCACTTCTTCATGGTGACCGACCCCCGAAacctgctgctctcaggggcTACACTGGAGGAAGCCCGACGGGTGGTGGAGGACTACAG GGCAGGCACCGTACACCCTGGGCTGACAGAGGACCAGCTTTGGCGGGCAAAGTACATCTATGACTCGGCTTTCCACCCTGACACGGGCGAGAAGATGATCCTTGTGGGACGCATGTCTGCTCAGGTCCCCATGAACATGACCATCACCGGTTGCATGTTGACCTTCTACAG GACCACACCGGCTGTGCTGTTCTGGCAGTGGGTCAACCAGTCCTTCAATGCCATTGTCAACTACACCAACCGCAGTGGGGATGCACCCATCACCCCCAG ccagctggggacagcttATGTGAGCGCAACCACTGGGGCAGTTGTCACAGCACTGGGGCTGAAATCCCTCACCAAG CACTTGCCAGCCATCATCGGCCGGTATGTGCCTTTTGCGGCCGTGGCAGCTGCCAACTGCATCAACATCCCGCTGATGAGGCAGAG agaaCTCAAGCTGGGGATCCCTGTCACGGATGAGAATGGGAACCGCCTGGGCGAATCCACAGCGGCAGCCCAGAAGGCCATTTTCCAGGTGGTGGTGTCCCGCATTGGCATGGCAGCGCCAGCCATGG CTATTCCGCCAGTGATCATGAACATGCTGGAGAAGAGAGCTTTCCTGAAG cgGTACCCGTACCTGAACGCTCCCCTGCAGGTTGGCCTGGTGGGACTCTG TCTGGTGTTTGCCACCCCGTTGTGCTGTGCACTCTTCCCACAGAAAAG